A genomic stretch from Oncorhynchus gorbuscha isolate QuinsamMale2020 ecotype Even-year linkage group LG20, OgorEven_v1.0, whole genome shotgun sequence includes:
- the LOC124007005 gene encoding zinc finger Y-chromosomal protein 1-like — protein MDEDETRLALHSQEPKIILHGSDEGGAAGEEFVVELQETVLVSEGEGEGMAVHGFASDELVIQDAVEDVVSEYVHCDEDEDVAVETCVMSLEGEDEGVAMGDIPEDVMVADGHTQDELDPEQDTDGCGDYLMISLDEAGKMVSDDGTEVTVEGAEEDQEVEKDEDGQEVIKVYIFKADSGEDDLGETVDISDGDTEDVALTDSTGRTLREKMVYMSQGDHGSSKISDEVYMEVVVGGEEPVTHERSYDGTALSKDFMPVAWAATYGSEDSESCENRNGAASALLHIDESDGVDKLNRQRNKNKRTRAEPRQVQTAIIIGPYGQPLTVYPCMLCGKKFKSRGFLKRHTKNHHQDVLTRKKYQCTDCDFTTNKKASLHNHMEVHTLSNKALFECEVCGKEFHQQAALFSHRLQHHHREPKSPVPSQANKMHKCKFCDYETAEQGLLNRHLLAVHSKSFPHICVECGKGFRHPSELKKHMRTHTGEKPYSCLYCDYKSADSSNLKTHVKTKHSKEMPFKCERCFQTFAEEEELLQHGLTHEEAKTHQCAHCEHKSSNSSDLKRHIISVHTKDYPHKCAVCDKGFHRPSELKKHSASHRAKKLHQCRHCNFKIADPFVLSRHILSVHTKEQQASPEKNGAKRTLLGPSPASASASAPVAKKQVLVPGASSSAAGLATGPRERRVYQCQYCDYSSGDASGFKRHVISIHTKDYPHRCEICSKGFRRPSEKNQHIARHHKDLVQAE, from the exons ATGGATGAGGACGAGACCAGGCTGGCACTACATTCCCAAGAGCCTAAAATCATTCTCCATGGATCAG ACGAGGGTGGTGCTGCAGGGGAGGAGTTTGTGGTGGAGCTGCAGGAGACTGTGCTGGtgtcagagggggagggggagggaatggCGGTGCATGGATTTGCTTCAGACGAGCTGGTGATCCAGGATGCTGTTGAGGACGTGGTGTCTGAGTATGTGCActgtgatgaggatgaggatgttgCCGTGGAGACGTGTGTGATGTCACTGGAGGGGGAGGACGAAGGTGTTGCCATGGGGGACATTCCTGAGGATGTGATGGTCGCAGATGGGCATACCCAGGATGAACTGGACCCAGAGCAAGACACAGACGGCTGTGGGGACTACCTGATGATCTCCT TGGATGAGGCAGGCAAGATGGTGTCAGACGATGGCACAGAGGTGACTGTGGAGGGAGCCGAGGAGGACCAGGAGGTGGAGAAGGATGAGGACGGCCAGGAGGTGATCAAGGTGTACATCTTCAAGGCAGACTCTGGGGAGGATGACCTGG gAGAAACAGTGGACATCAGTGATGGAGACACAGAGGATGTGGCACTGACGGACTCTACAGGCCGAACGCTCCGAGAGAAGATGGTGTACATGTCTCAGGGAGACCATG GTTCATCAAAGATATCTGATGAGGTTTatatggaggtggtggtggggggtgaggAACCAGTGACCCACGAGCGGTCGTACGACGGCACGGCTCTCAGCAAGGACTTCATGCCTGTGGCCTGGGCAGCCACGTATG GTTCTGAGGACAGTGAGAGCTGTGAGAACAGAAACGGTGCTGCCAGTGCTCTGCTGCACATTGATGAATCAGACGGAGTGGACAAGCTCAACAGGCAACGAAACAAGAACAAGAGAACAAGGGCTGAGCCTCGCCAGGTCCAGACAG CCATCATCATTGGTCCGTATGGCCAGCCTCTGACAGTATATCCCTGCATGCTCTGTGGCAAGAAGTTCAAGTCGCGAGGCTTCCTGAAGCGCCACACCAAAAACCACCACCAGGATGTCCTGACCAGGAAAAAGTACCAGTGCACGGACTGTGACTTCACCACCAACAAGAAGGCCAGCCTTCATAACCACATGGAGGTGCACACGCTGAGCAACAAGGCTCTGTTTGAGTGTGAGGTGTGTGGCAAGGAGTTCCACCAGCAGGCGGCGCTGTTCTCCCATCGACTGCAGCACCACCACCGTGAGCCCAAGAGCCCTGTGCCTTCACAGGCCAACAAGATGCACAAGTGCAAATTCTGTGACTATGAGACGGCTGAACAAGGACTGCTCAATCGCCACTTGCTGGCTGTCCATAGTAAGAGCTTTCCCCACATTTGTGTGGAATGTGGCAAGGGTTTCCGGCACCCCTCCGAGCTGAAGAaacacatgcgcacgcacaccGGGGAGAAGCCTTACTCTTGCCTCTACTGCGACTACAAGTCGGCTGATTCCTCCAACCTGAAGACGCATGTCAAGACCAAGCACAGCAAAGAGATGCCCTTCAAGTGTGAGCGCTGCTTCCAGACCTTtgctgaggaggaggagttgCTGCAGCACGGGCTGACGCACGAGGAGGCCAAAACCCACCAGTGTGCCCACTGTGAACACAAGAGCTCCAACTCCAGTGACCTGAAGCGCCACATCATATCGGTGCACACCAAGGACTACCCCCACAAATGTGCAGTCTGCGATAAAGGTTTCCACCGGCCGTCTGAACTGAAGAAGCACTCTGCGTCGCACCGTGCCAAGAAACTGCACCAGTGCCGACACTGCAACTTCAAGATCGCGGACCCCTTTGTGCTCAGTCGCCACATCCTGTCGGTCCACACCAAGGAGCAACAGGCCTCTCCTGAAAAGAACGGAGCCAAAAGGACCTTATTGGGACCTTCCCCTGCTTCTGCCTCTGCCAGTGCACCGGTGGCAAAGAAGCAGGTTTTGGTGCCCGGTGCTAGTTCTAGTGCTGCGGGCTTGGCCACAGggcccagggagaggagggtgtacCAGTGTCAGTACTGTGATTACAGCAGTGGGGATGCCTCAGGCTTCAAGCGCCATGTGATCTCCATCCACACAAAAGACTACCCCCACCGCTGTGAGATCTGCTCTAAAGGCTTCCGCAGACCCTCGGAGAAGAACCAGCATATCGCACGCCACCACAAGGACTTGGTGCAGGCAGAGTGA
- the LOC124007048 gene encoding lipocalin-like, producing MATMLLRALGALLCSLVVTAEVLPQGDFNLQGVAGKWYLIGFATNAQWFVSHRAGMKMGTAMLTPTVEGDLDMAYASLNTDGSCWRMNHLAEKTNLPGKFIFKSQRWNNENDMRVVDVKYDEYALIHTIKTKGGVSTVLNKLYARGTDLSPDLLQKFKQFSLDTGILPENIAILPKNDECPAA from the exons ATGGCGACCATGCTGCTGAGAGCGCTAGGAGCACTGCTCTGCTCCTTGGTTGTCACCGCTGAGGTTCTTCCCCAAGGAGACTTCAATCTACAGGGG GTTGCAGGAAAGTGGTACCTGATTGGATTTGCTACTAATGCCCAGTGGTTTGTCAGCCACAGGGCCGGCATGAAGATGGGCACCGCCATGCTGACACCAACTGTTGAAGGAGACCTGGACATGGCATATGCTAGCctgaa CACTGATGGCTCCTGCTGGAGAATGAACCACCTGGCTGAGAAGACAAACCTTCCTGGGAAATTCATCTTCAAGAGCCAGC GCTggaataatgaaaatgacatgCGTGTCGTTGATGTTAAGTATGATGAGTACGCCCTCATTCACACCATCAAGACCAAGGGAGGTGTTTCAACTGTGCTCAACAAACTGTATG CCCGCGGGACAGACCTGAGCCCTGACCTGCTGCAGAAGTTTAAGCAGTTCTCCCTGGACACTGGCATTCTGCCTGAGAACATTGCTATCCTCCCCAAAAACG aTGAGTGCCCCGCTGCGTAA